From one Rosa rugosa chromosome 4, drRosRugo1.1, whole genome shotgun sequence genomic stretch:
- the LOC133706627 gene encoding probable trehalose-phosphate phosphatase F → MELKTNHAAPVLTDPAPTISKSRLGIHSSLLPYSQQGAPFSSKYITIPRKKPGKLDDVRSNGWLDAMKSSSPPRKKLNKDFSVEVASDDNDNAYLSWMLKHPSALNFFERITSFARNKKIAVFLDYDGTLSPIVDDPDRALMSDAMRDAVRNVAKYFPTAIISGRNRDKVYELVGLTELYYAGSHGMDIMGPNTNTDSVNSTDQRGKEVKLFQPAKEFLPMIDEVFRTLVENTKGIKGAKVENHKFCASVHYRNVDEKNWSTIAQRVHDVLKDYPRLRLTHGRKVLEVRPVIEWNKGKAVEFLLGSLGLNSRDKVLSIYIGDDRTDEDAFKVLKKKNRGYGILVSPIPKETSAFYSLREPAEVMEFLKALVSWKDQEEAN, encoded by the exons ATGGAGTTGAAGACAAACCATGCTGCTCCAGTTCTCACTGATCCTGCACCTACTATAAGCAAGTCGAGACTAGGCATCCATTCTAGTTTGTTGCCATATTCACAGCAAGGAGCACCATTCtctagcaagtatatcacaatTCCAAGGAAAAAACCAGGAAAGCTTGATGATGTTCGGTCCAATGGTTGGCTTGATGCCATGAAATCTTCTTCACCTCCCCGAAAGAAGCTCAATAAGGATTTCAGTGTTGAGGTTGCTTCAGATGATAATGACAATGCTTACCTCTCTTGGATG CTTAAGCATCCATCAGCACTCAATTTTTTTGAGCGCATTACAAGTTTTGCAAGGAACAAGAAGATAGCGGTGTTTCTAGATTATGATGGGACTCTTTCACCCATAGTTGATGACCCTGACCGTGCATTAATGTCTGATGCC ATGCGCGACGCTGTACGAAATGTTGCAAAGTATTTTCCAACTGCAATCATTAGTGGAAGAAACCGCGATAAG GTTTATGAGTTGGTAGGATTAACAGAACTTTATTATGCTGGAAGTCATGGAATGGACATAATGGGTCCTAACACTAATACAGACAGTGTGAATTCTACTGACCAGCGG GGCAAGGAGGTAAAGCTTTTCCAGCCTGCTAAAGAGTTTTTACCTATGATCGACGAG GTTTTTAGAACCCTCGTTGAAAATACTAAGGGAATCAAAGGCGCAAAAGTTGAAAATCACAAGTTTTGTGCTTCTGTACATTACCGTAATGTAGATGAGAAG AATTGGTCAACAATTGCTCAACGTGTTCATGATGTCCTAAAAGACTACCCTCGTTTACGATTAACTCATGGGCGGAAG GTTTTAGAGGTCCGCCCTGTAATTGAATGGAACAAGGGAAAAGCAGTTGAATTTCTGCTTGGATCTCTTG GGCTAAATAGTAGGGATAAAGTGCTTTCAATATATATTGGTGATGATAGGACTGATGAAGATGCATTCAAG GTCTTAAAGAAAAAGAACCGAGGATATGGAATTCTGGTATCTCCTATTCCAAAAGAAACCAGTGCCTTTTATTCTCTCAGGGAACCAGCAGAG GTGATGGAATTCCTCAAGGCCTTGGTGAGCTGGAAGGATCAGGAAGAAGCCAATTGA
- the LOC133706456 gene encoding uncharacterized protein LOC133706456 — MSVSLQSPPSSAISSFQGRKLRFSNGSAPSNLLFTSRRSLPLIRASAVDTGPATELDAVSSFSEIVPDTVIFDDFERFPPTAATVSSALLLGICSLPDTIFRNAVDMALADSECNKHENSELRLSCFCSKALVNVGADLAKLVPGRVSTEVDARLAYDTHGIIRKVHDLLKLYDRVDVPPERLLFKIPSTWQGIEASRLLESEGIQTHLTFVYSFAQAAAAAQAGASVIQIFVGRLRDWSRNHSGDPEIEAALKRGEDPGLALVTKTYNYIHKYGHKSKLMAAAVRNKQDLFSLLGVDYIIAPLKVLQSLKETVTTPEEKYSFVRRLSPQSAAKYNFNEVELVKWDQLTFASAVGPAAVELLAGGLDGYANQANRVEELFGKLWPPPNV; from the exons ATGTCAGTGTCCTTGCAATCTCCGCCTTCCTCAGCTATCTCCTCTTTCCAG GGAAGAAAGCTGAGGTTCTCTAATGGATCCGCACCTTCCAATCTGCTCTTCACCTCCCGCAGATCGCTTCCTCTCATTCGCGCTTCCGCTGTCGACACTG GCCCCGCTACTGAATTGGACGCCGTATCTAGCTTCAGTGAGATCGTTCCTGACACCGTCATTTTCGATGACTTCGAGAG GTTTCCTCCAACTGCTGCTACTGTGAGCTCCGCCCTACTCTTGGGTATATGCAGTCTTCCTGATACCATATTTAGA AATGCTGTGGATATGGCGCTGGCGGATTCGGAGTGTAACAAGCATGAGAATTCCGAATTGAGATTGTCATGTTTCTGTAGCAAG GCTTTAGTCAATGTTGGTGCGGATTTGGCAAAACTAGTTCCTGGCCGAGTGTCCACTGAGGTGGATGCACGTCTTGCTTATGACACACATGGAATTATAAGGAAG GTGCACGATCTGCTGAAGCTGTATGATAGAGTTGATGTTCCTCCCGAGCGTTTGCTGTTCAAAATTCCTTCAACTTGGCAA GGAATAGAGGCTTCAAGATTACTAGAATCTGAGGGCATACAGACGCATTTGACATTTGTGTACAG CTTTGCTCAAGCTGCAGCTGCCGCACAAGCCGGCGCTTCTGTTATTCAGATTTTTGTTGGGCGTCTTAGG GATTGGTCCCGCAACCATTCTGGTGACCCTGAGATAGAGGCTGCTCTCAAAAGAGGAGAGGATCCTGGGTTGGCCCTG GTGACAAAGACATATAACTACATCCACAAATATGGACATAAGTCAAAGTTGATGGCAGCAGCAGTTCGCAATAAGCAGGACTTATTCAGTCTCCTGGG TGTCGACTACATCATTGCACCACTGAAGGTATTGCAATCACTAAAAGAAACAGTCACTACTCCTGAAGAGAAGTACTCTTTTGTCAGGAGGCTATCTCCACAATCTGCTGCCAAGTACAATTTCAATGAAGTAGAG CTTGTGAAGTGGGACCAATTAACATTTGCATCAGCCGTGGGACCTGCAGCCGTGGAGCTTCTGGCCGGTGGACTAGATGGTTACGCGAATCAAGCAAACAGAGTTGAGGAATTATTTGGAAAACTCTGGCCACCTCCAAATGTGTGA